From Pseudomonas putida, one genomic window encodes:
- a CDS encoding ComEA family DNA-binding protein: MRNIVLSYLFLPLFAGLSMATSAAPAASAMMAEPAPVVAQAAASAGRLNLNSADAITLQQGLNGIGKAKAEAIVAYRDAHGPFASVDELLEIKGIGKALLERNRDKLTVE, translated from the coding sequence ATGCGTAATATCGTTCTTTCCTACCTGTTCCTGCCACTGTTCGCGGGCCTGTCCATGGCGACCAGCGCCGCGCCGGCAGCCAGCGCAATGATGGCCGAGCCGGCACCTGTGGTGGCTCAAGCGGCGGCCTCGGCTGGCCGGCTGAACTTGAACAGTGCAGATGCAATCACGTTGCAGCAGGGCCTCAACGGCATCGGTAAGGCCAAGGCTGAAGCGATCGTCGCATACCGGGATGCGCATGGGCCATTTGCGTCGGTGGACGAGTTACTGGAGATCAAGGGCATCGGCAAGGCGCTGCTCGAGCGCAATCGTGACAAGTTGACGGTGGAGTAG
- a CDS encoding DUF2897 family protein, giving the protein MPWYAWLILILALGSIVGGLMMLRDTAKKLPLTDEQLKKVHERNAEADAKDARDR; this is encoded by the coding sequence ATGCCTTGGTATGCCTGGCTGATACTGATCTTAGCCCTTGGCTCGATCGTGGGCGGGTTGATGATGTTGCGCGATACGGCGAAGAAACTGCCCTTGACCGACGAGCAGTTGAAGAAGGTACACGAGCGCAATGCCGAGGCGGATGCCAAGGATGCGCGGGATCGGTAG
- the pyrF gene encoding orotidine-5'-phosphate decarboxylase — MSACQTPLIVALDFPTRDAALKLADQLDPALCRVKVGKELFTSSASGIVESLCAKGFEVFLDLKFHDIPNTTAMAVKAAAEMGVWMVNVHCSGGLRMMSACREVLAKRSGPQPLLIGVTVLTSMEREDLAGIGLDIEPQEQVLRLAALAEKAGMDGLVCSALEAPALKAAHPSLQLVTPGIRPAGSAQDDQRRILTPRQALDAGSDYLVIGRPISQAADPAQALAAVVAEIRS, encoded by the coding sequence ATGTCCGCCTGCCAGACGCCCCTGATCGTCGCCCTGGATTTCCCTACCCGTGACGCCGCCCTGAAACTGGCCGACCAGCTCGACCCTGCCCTGTGCCGGGTGAAAGTTGGCAAGGAGCTGTTCACCAGCAGCGCGTCCGGCATTGTCGAGTCGCTGTGCGCGAAGGGCTTCGAGGTGTTCCTGGACCTCAAGTTTCACGACATCCCCAACACCACCGCCATGGCCGTGAAGGCTGCCGCCGAAATGGGCGTGTGGATGGTAAACGTGCACTGCTCCGGCGGCCTGCGCATGATGTCGGCCTGCCGCGAAGTGCTGGCCAAGCGCAGCGGCCCGCAGCCACTGCTCATCGGCGTGACCGTGCTGACCAGCATGGAACGTGAAGACCTGGCCGGCATCGGTCTGGACATCGAACCGCAAGAGCAGGTGCTGCGCCTGGCGGCACTGGCCGAGAAAGCCGGCATGGACGGGCTGGTGTGCTCGGCACTTGAAGCGCCGGCGCTCAAGGCTGCGCACCCGTCCCTGCAGTTGGTAACACCGGGCATTCGCCCTGCCGGCAGCGCGCAAGATGATCAGCGCCGCATTCTGACCCCGCGCCAGGCGCTGGATGCCGGCTCGGATTACTTGGTGATCGGCCGCCCGATCAGCCAGGCGGCAGACCCGGCCCAGGCCTTGGCAGCGGTGGTCGCCGAGATCCGTAGCTGA
- a CDS encoding O-antigen ligase family protein, translating into MSIDVSIQSPAQRWAGMVTRYVLPLGWLALLTGMFWAWDRSLYHKLFYLLLAAPTLIVLILQPRQAKALFGNPLFIAFLVFSAYTLLSIAWSDTENSVGSLLKRPLYIAMVLLSAGLISLQSPAQLHQCVRLAALFAAVAAGVSLIYFLGLAAGEGGRLDGYGALYNPLLTAHVFGAFAAIWLATWFQTRGALNILALACLAVLGMAILATGSRTPLIGLAAALGWLLIVGDRRHGLIAMAAVALALVGVAVFYPEAITQRGVSYRPEIWMESLRQIGEHPWLGHGYDAPMTVIIPGLEQTLADPHNIELGVLYAGGVVGLVLWLVLYGLAMRFCWAYRKHPGVTLAATWLIFGFASGLTEGSAFMSRPKEHWFLIWMPMAVVYAQWLIHRGGKKLA; encoded by the coding sequence ATGTCAATTGATGTGTCGATACAGTCGCCGGCTCAACGCTGGGCAGGCATGGTGACGCGCTACGTGTTGCCGCTGGGCTGGCTGGCCCTGCTGACGGGGATGTTCTGGGCGTGGGACCGCTCGCTGTACCACAAGCTCTTTTACCTGCTGCTTGCCGCGCCCACGTTGATCGTCTTGATCCTGCAGCCACGGCAGGCCAAGGCGTTGTTTGGCAACCCGCTGTTCATTGCCTTCCTGGTGTTCTCTGCCTACACCCTGCTGAGCATTGCCTGGTCCGATACCGAGAACTCGGTAGGCAGTTTGCTCAAGCGGCCCTTGTACATTGCCATGGTGTTGCTGTCGGCCGGCCTCATCAGCTTGCAGTCACCGGCACAGCTGCATCAGTGTGTGCGCCTGGCTGCCCTGTTTGCCGCAGTCGCCGCTGGTGTTTCGCTGATCTACTTCTTGGGTCTGGCGGCGGGTGAGGGCGGGCGCCTCGACGGCTACGGCGCGCTCTACAACCCCTTGCTGACTGCCCATGTGTTCGGCGCTTTCGCTGCTATTTGGTTGGCAACCTGGTTCCAGACGCGCGGCGCGCTCAACATTCTGGCTCTGGCCTGCCTGGCGGTACTGGGCATGGCCATTCTTGCCACGGGCTCGCGTACGCCGTTGATCGGGTTGGCGGCTGCACTGGGTTGGTTGCTGATCGTGGGTGACCGGCGCCACGGCTTGATCGCAATGGCGGCCGTGGCCCTGGCTTTGGTTGGGGTTGCGGTGTTCTACCCTGAAGCGATCACTCAACGTGGCGTGTCCTACCGCCCCGAAATCTGGATGGAATCGCTGCGCCAAATCGGTGAGCACCCCTGGCTTGGCCATGGTTACGATGCCCCGATGACGGTGATCATTCCAGGCCTTGAACAGACGCTCGCCGACCCGCACAACATCGAGCTGGGCGTGCTGTATGCAGGTGGGGTCGTGGGCTTGGTGCTCTGGTTGGTGCTCTACGGCCTGGCCATGCGCTTTTGCTGGGCTTACCGCAAGCACCCCGGGGTTACGCTTGCGGCGACCTGGCTGATATTCGGCTTTGCTTCAGGGCTGACAGAAGGCAGTGCGTTCATGTCACGCCCGAAAGAGCATTGGTTTCTGATCTGGATGCCAATGGCTGTGGTCTACGCCCAGTGGCTGATACACCGGGGCGGTAAAAAGCTCGCTTAA
- a CDS encoding glycosyltransferase family 2 protein has product MVSQNHDVTDTPLVTVIIASYNHARYIEASINSVVNQTYKNIELLVVDDGSKDDSPEVLKRLQAQHGFDLRFQANQGLARTLNDAIARAKGDLIVPFGSDDIMLPHRIATQVEYMHGKPEVGICSANIETIDHNGQVMGAREQRKRNLPFRRLDFDDLWLDRKPGPMAATLMLRREALEKVGGFSADIRLEDVYIELSIARAGYYIDVLGEVLAQYRDHPTNTFKNGRFMVDNVLKTYAHFKDHPQYEQVCMKFRNSMVLKYANRDKQLTREILADIPLKYWNRKTLRGLWRLLWS; this is encoded by the coding sequence ATGGTTTCTCAGAATCACGACGTTACTGACACACCGTTGGTGACAGTGATCATCGCGTCCTATAACCACGCGCGTTACATCGAAGCCAGCATCAACAGCGTCGTCAACCAGACGTACAAGAACATCGAGCTTCTAGTGGTGGATGATGGCTCCAAGGACGACAGCCCTGAGGTACTCAAGCGGCTGCAGGCTCAACACGGCTTCGACCTGCGCTTCCAGGCCAACCAAGGCCTGGCGCGAACCCTCAACGACGCCATTGCACGCGCCAAGGGCGACCTGATCGTGCCTTTCGGCTCCGACGACATCATGCTGCCGCACCGTATCGCCACCCAGGTGGAGTACATGCATGGCAAGCCTGAAGTGGGCATCTGCTCGGCCAACATCGAAACCATCGACCATAACGGCCAGGTGATGGGCGCGCGCGAACAGCGCAAACGCAACCTGCCCTTCCGCCGCCTGGACTTTGACGACCTGTGGCTGGACCGCAAGCCAGGCCCCATGGCTGCCACGTTGATGCTGCGCCGCGAAGCCCTGGAGAAGGTCGGCGGCTTCAGTGCCGATATCCGCCTGGAAGACGTATACATCGAACTGTCGATCGCGCGGGCCGGTTATTACATCGACGTGCTGGGCGAGGTGCTGGCGCAGTACCGCGACCACCCGACCAACACCTTCAAAAACGGCCGCTTCATGGTCGATAACGTGCTCAAGACATACGCACACTTCAAAGACCACCCGCAGTACGAGCAGGTGTGCATGAAGTTCCGCAACTCCATGGTGCTCAAGTACGCCAACCGCGACAAGCAACTGACGCGGGAAATCCTGGCTGATATCCCGCTCAAGTACTGGAACAGAAAGACTTTGCGTGGCCTGTGGCGCCTGCTCTGGTCTTAA
- a CDS encoding DUF3077 domain-containing protein, protein MTKDVTHVTAGVTTFFQGEHQTHPLFRIEPGIPCQDAREQASELMGYVRELTIIGLMDEKPMMIWASHYLSAMAKALMDDAELGMKG, encoded by the coding sequence ATGACTAAAGACGTGACCCATGTCACAGCGGGTGTGACCACGTTCTTCCAGGGTGAACACCAGACTCATCCCTTGTTCCGGATCGAGCCGGGGATACCTTGCCAGGATGCCCGTGAGCAGGCTTCGGAGCTGATGGGGTATGTGCGGGAGCTGACCATCATCGGGCTGATGGATGAGAAGCCGATGATGATCTGGGCTTCGCATTACCTGAGCGCCATGGCCAAGGCGCTGATGGATGATGCCGAGTTGGGGATGAAAGGCTGA
- the kdsA gene encoding 3-deoxy-8-phosphooctulonate synthase, with translation MIKITQNIECSNAAPFVLFGGINVLESEDLALTACAEYVRVTEKLGIPYVFKASFDKANRSSIHSYRGPGMEEGLRIFEKVKAEFGVPIITDVHEIYQCAPVAEVVDVLQLPAFLARQTDLVVALAKTGKPVNIKKPQFLSPSQMQNIVQKFKEAGNDQLILCDRGTCMGYDNLVVDMLGFGVMKRTCDDLPIIFDVTHALQNRDPSGAASGGRREQVVDLARAGMGVGLAGLFLEAHPNPDQAKCDGPSALPLDKLEPFLAQIKALDDLVKSFPPLVIG, from the coding sequence ATGATCAAGATTACCCAGAACATCGAATGTTCCAACGCCGCCCCGTTCGTGCTGTTCGGCGGTATCAATGTCCTTGAGTCCGAGGACCTGGCCCTTACCGCCTGCGCCGAATACGTGCGGGTTACCGAGAAGCTGGGCATTCCTTACGTGTTCAAGGCCAGCTTCGACAAGGCCAACCGTTCCTCGATCCACTCCTACCGTGGCCCAGGCATGGAAGAAGGCCTGCGCATCTTCGAGAAGGTGAAGGCCGAGTTCGGCGTACCGATCATCACCGACGTGCATGAAATCTACCAGTGCGCGCCAGTGGCCGAAGTGGTCGACGTGCTGCAGCTGCCTGCCTTCCTGGCCCGCCAGACCGACCTGGTGGTGGCGCTGGCCAAGACCGGCAAGCCGGTGAACATCAAGAAGCCTCAGTTCCTGAGCCCTTCGCAGATGCAGAACATCGTGCAGAAGTTCAAGGAAGCGGGTAACGACCAGTTGATCCTGTGCGACCGCGGTACCTGCATGGGCTACGACAACCTGGTTGTGGACATGCTGGGCTTTGGTGTGATGAAGCGCACCTGCGATGACCTGCCGATCATTTTCGACGTAACCCACGCCTTGCAGAACCGCGACCCTTCGGGTGCTGCTTCGGGTGGCCGCCGCGAACAGGTGGTTGACCTGGCCCGTGCCGGCATGGGCGTTGGCCTGGCTGGCCTGTTCCTGGAAGCCCACCCGAACCCGGACCAAGCCAAGTGCGACGGCCCGAGCGCATTGCCGCTGGATAAACTGGAGCCGTTCCTGGCGCAGATCAAGGCGCTGGATGACCTGGTGAAGTCGTTCCCGCCGCTGGTTATTGGTTGA
- a CDS encoding lipopolysaccharide kinase InaA family protein: MVGDSQIWQNEYPHTLRHRSTTLHLQAPIAVHTRLAFERLIEQTASSKRVSAPLQCTQSLLFTKREKLDSLKKKLRMQRGQPKRNGMYDWSLEELINTREAARRGARVPRLVGYGYSRSRFGLMQDFFLITELLSGHEDGLATVRQNPEAVHRVIAAAFELLHALHCQGVTHMDLWAANVMLPEQGKAQAIDLENSFSGPTAYMSETLGFQFGFFYYREIYRYITEADYDAAVECALAEYFPDVQRAAFNRVYALAKHEEIGRLERREIFTSGVVESRW; this comes from the coding sequence GTGGTTGGCGATTCACAAATCTGGCAGAACGAATATCCCCATACCCTGCGCCATCGCAGCACCACCCTGCATCTTCAGGCCCCTATTGCCGTACATACACGGCTAGCCTTCGAACGGCTGATCGAGCAGACAGCCAGCTCCAAGCGGGTCAGCGCACCGCTTCAATGCACCCAAAGCCTGCTGTTCACCAAACGGGAAAAGCTCGATTCGCTGAAAAAGAAGCTGCGCATGCAGCGTGGCCAGCCCAAGCGCAACGGCATGTATGACTGGTCTCTCGAAGAACTGATCAACACCCGCGAAGCGGCCCGCCGGGGTGCGCGGGTGCCCAGGCTGGTCGGCTATGGCTACAGCCGCTCACGGTTCGGCCTGATGCAGGACTTTTTCCTCATCACAGAATTACTGAGCGGGCACGAGGATGGGTTGGCAACAGTGCGCCAAAACCCCGAGGCCGTGCACCGGGTGATCGCGGCAGCCTTCGAACTCCTGCACGCCCTGCACTGCCAGGGTGTCACGCACATGGACCTGTGGGCGGCGAACGTCATGCTTCCGGAACAAGGAAAAGCGCAGGCCATCGACCTGGAGAACAGCTTCTCCGGGCCCACCGCCTACATGAGCGAAACCTTGGGCTTTCAGTTCGGCTTTTTCTACTACCGAGAAATTTACCGCTATATAACCGAAGCGGACTATGATGCTGCGGTAGAATGCGCACTGGCCGAGTACTTCCCTGATGTGCAACGCGCTGCCTTCAACCGGGTGTACGCGCTTGCCAAGCATGAGGAAATCGGGCGCCTGGAGCGCCGCGAAATCTTCACCAGCGGTGTAGTCGAAAGTCGTTGGTAG